One stretch of Tepiditoga spiralis DNA includes these proteins:
- a CDS encoding MarR family winged helix-turn-helix transcriptional regulator has translation MKKKSKDIEKIFRTICFNIKVGGRRVLKDFDISSAQFDVLQMLYFKGPKRLSDISKKLGVTKSTTTGIVKRLENQGLLERKQSDDDKRVFVISIKDPGKKIIDKVINERKKLMKKVIADMNYDSYFIEKLEDFSKKLQEVTNDV, from the coding sequence ATGAAAAAAAAATCAAAAGATATTGAAAAAATTTTTAGAACCATTTGTTTTAACATAAAAGTTGGAGGAAGACGTGTATTAAAAGATTTTGATATTTCTTCTGCTCAATTTGATGTTTTACAAATGCTTTATTTTAAAGGTCCAAAAAGATTAAGCGATATAAGTAAAAAGCTTGGAGTTACAAAAAGTACTACAACTGGCATTGTAAAAAGATTAGAAAATCAAGGACTTTTAGAAAGAAAACAATCTGATGATGATAAAAGAGTATTTGTAATATCCATAAAAGACCCCGGAAAAAAAATTATAGATAAAGTTATAAATGAAAGAAAAAAATTAATGAAAAAAGTCATAGCCGACATGAACTATGATTCTTATTTTATTGAAAAATTAGAAGACTTCTCGAAAAAACTTCAAGAGGTGACAAATGATGTTTAA
- a CDS encoding PEGA domain-containing protein — MFKKFFLLFFISIFSFLTIFAYNVEINSIKNSYVYIDNVYNTKSDTGKNILNLNGHHTLKIIKDGYTDFIKDLDINKDLKINAYQIPLSNILINSNLSKINIWYNWNNEKKEVILNSGESLKVPYTIKKIYIAKKGYNEKEINIELKPFSSTVLNIHLNSLQKCLIKTTPSNVKVYSNGTYIGTTPIELDKNYKNLILKKEEYVDYSIDELLNSEYNINLKKGKKLSINSNISDAIVIINKKYTGTTPFSKTLPVDNYFIEVKKLGYDSKYLNVDLSNNLNLSINLKKSLKKITLLNTENYEFNIDGKTIKGLNEILFDNKNHLLKIKNGDSIYSILIDEKTPEVLDFNKVGVLNVFSIKNDFAKVFDKIKNLPTQFFINMISERSTVTLKTTQNYYNLIINKGKYGNIFTEKNIGGIFVSSNINNTSYYLDGEYIGTNPFMYGLKAGTHEIEAKNGNKIKKEQLNIKNNNVYYTNFIFDEKVPVRLYTSKKIKINNIEINKTPYYFYLNKGANYIEVNNKKIVVFIYGPQSINIDDIL, encoded by the coding sequence ATGTTTAAAAAATTTTTTCTACTCTTTTTTATATCAATATTTAGTTTTTTAACTATCTTTGCATATAACGTTGAAATAAATTCAATAAAAAATAGTTATGTATACATTGATAATGTATACAATACCAAATCTGATACTGGAAAAAACATCTTAAATTTAAATGGACATCATACCTTAAAGATAATTAAAGATGGTTATACTGATTTTATTAAAGATTTAGATATAAATAAAGATCTAAAAATAAATGCATATCAAATCCCATTATCAAATATTTTGATAAATTCTAACCTTTCTAAAATTAATATTTGGTATAATTGGAATAATGAAAAAAAAGAAGTTATATTAAATTCTGGAGAAAGTTTAAAAGTACCTTATACTATTAAAAAAATTTATATTGCTAAAAAAGGCTACAATGAAAAAGAAATAAATATAGAACTCAAACCATTTTCATCAACTGTATTAAACATACATTTAAACTCTTTACAAAAATGTTTAATAAAAACAACTCCTTCAAATGTAAAAGTTTATTCAAATGGTACTTATATAGGAACTACTCCAATAGAATTAGATAAAAATTATAAAAACTTAATATTGAAAAAAGAGGAATATGTTGATTATTCAATAGATGAATTATTAAATTCAGAATACAACATTAATTTAAAAAAAGGAAAAAAATTATCCATTAATTCAAATATTTCTGATGCTATTGTAATTATTAATAAAAAATACACTGGTACAACACCTTTTTCAAAAACACTCCCAGTTGATAATTATTTTATTGAAGTAAAAAAATTAGGATATGATTCAAAGTATTTAAATGTGGATTTATCAAATAATTTAAACTTATCAATAAATCTTAAAAAATCTTTGAAAAAAATAACTTTATTAAATACAGAAAATTATGAATTTAATATTGATGGTAAAACAATTAAAGGATTAAACGAAATTTTATTTGACAATAAAAATCATTTATTGAAAATAAAAAACGGAGATTCTATATATTCAATTTTAATAGATGAAAAAACACCTGAAGTATTAGACTTCAATAAAGTTGGTGTTTTAAATGTTTTTTCAATAAAAAACGACTTTGCTAAAGTATTTGATAAAATAAAAAACTTACCTACTCAATTTTTTATAAATATGATTTCAGAAAGATCTACAGTAACTTTAAAAACCACTCAAAATTACTATAATTTAATAATAAATAAAGGAAAATATGGAAATATTTTTACAGAAAAAAATATTGGAGGTATTTTTGTTTCTTCAAATATAAACAATACTTCTTATTATTTAGATGGAGAATATATTGGAACAAACCCATTTATGTATGGACTAAAAGCTGGGACTCATGAAATCGAAGCAAAAAATGGAAATAAAATAAAAAAAGAACAGTTAAATATTAAAAATAATAATGTTTATTATACAAACTTTATTTTTGATGAAAAAGTTCCTGTTAGACTTTATACAAGTAAAAAAATTAAAATAAATAATATAGAAATAAATAAAACACCTTATTATTTTTATTTAAATAAAGGTGCAAATTATATTGAAGTAAACAATAAAAAGATAGTAGTTTTTATATATGGTCCACAATCAATAAACATAGATGACATACTGTGA
- a CDS encoding pseudouridine synthase, which translates to MRLDKYISNAKIGTRREVKALIKSGKVKVNEKIIKKSDYKVTNEIIEVNNNIITPHKKIYIMFNKPKGILSANKDYKRKTVFDLIKHPYVNELSIAGRLDLDVHGLLLLSNDGTFIHKVISPKKNVYKTYEIIFEGVFTEEKKKRLESGIKLNEFTTKPAIVSLLSKNKLELKILEGKFHQVKRMIASIDLKLIDLKRTSIGSLKVDIPEGTYRELKEFEYLSFLK; encoded by the coding sequence ATGAGATTAGATAAATATATTTCAAATGCTAAAATCGGAACAAGAAGAGAAGTAAAAGCACTTATAAAATCTGGAAAAGTCAAAGTAAATGAAAAAATAATAAAAAAAAGTGATTATAAAGTAACAAACGAAATAATAGAAGTAAACAACAATATAATAACTCCACACAAAAAAATATATATAATGTTTAATAAACCTAAAGGTATACTTTCAGCTAATAAAGATTATAAAAGAAAAACTGTATTTGACCTTATAAAACATCCTTATGTTAATGAGCTTTCAATTGCTGGAAGACTAGATTTAGATGTTCATGGATTACTTCTTTTATCAAATGATGGAACATTCATACATAAAGTAATAAGTCCAAAAAAAAATGTATATAAAACTTATGAAATTATTTTTGAAGGCGTTTTTACAGAAGAAAAAAAGAAAAGATTAGAATCTGGAATTAAATTAAATGAATTTACAACAAAACCAGCTATTGTATCTTTACTTTCTAAAAATAAACTTGAATTAAAAATATTAGAAGGAAAATTTCATCAAGTAAAAAGAATGATAGCTTCAATAGATTTAAAATTAATAGATTTAAAAAGAACATCAATTGGAAGTTTAAAAGTAGATATTCCAGAAGGAACTTATAGAGAATTAAAAGAATTTGAATATTTATCTTTTTTAAAATAG
- a CDS encoding ABC transporter ATP-binding protein, which translates to MKAIETKNLSKKFGELYAVKNVSLDIEKGKIFGLLGPNGAGKSTIMKMLSTLMLPTSGSIKVLGHDIKTSKQKIRSLISLVSDYTVLEDDLTPIENLEMFAEISNVKNYSKKVKDLIEDFGLGIYKGKLTKYLSSGNKQKLNIARALIKEPKILLLDEPTNAIDVETSRFIREYIIEENVKSEMTILISSHYIWEVEQLATEVGVIINGNIIIKEKTNDLINKFNSMFGIYELTFKKEKFENVLNNLKKQKDILTIKPITKEKIIIEVSNKDFNIKDMNLRKITPSLEDIYSYIVKNKKVK; encoded by the coding sequence ATGAAGGCTATTGAAACAAAAAATTTAAGTAAAAAATTTGGAGAATTATACGCAGTAAAAAATGTATCTCTTGATATTGAAAAAGGTAAAATTTTCGGATTACTTGGACCTAATGGAGCCGGAAAATCAACAATAATGAAAATGTTATCAACCTTAATGCTTCCAACAAGTGGAAGCATAAAAGTATTAGGTCATGATATTAAAACCTCAAAACAAAAGATAAGATCTTTAATAAGTTTAGTTTCTGATTATACAGTCCTTGAAGATGATTTAACTCCCATTGAAAATTTAGAAATGTTCGCTGAAATTTCAAATGTAAAAAATTATAGTAAAAAAGTAAAAGATTTGATAGAAGATTTTGGCCTTGGTATTTACAAAGGAAAATTAACTAAATATCTTTCTTCTGGAAATAAACAAAAATTAAACATAGCAAGAGCCTTAATAAAAGAACCAAAAATTCTTCTTTTAGATGAACCAACTAATGCCATAGATGTAGAAACCTCTAGATTTATACGTGAATATATTATAGAAGAAAATGTAAAATCAGAAATGACTATTTTAATTTCTTCTCATTATATTTGGGAAGTTGAACAATTAGCAACTGAAGTTGGTGTAATTATAAATGGTAATATAATAATAAAAGAAAAAACTAATGATTTAATTAACAAATTCAACTCTATGTTTGGCATATATGAATTAACTTTTAAAAAAGAAAAATTTGAAAATGTTTTAAACAATTTAAAAAAACAAAAAGATATTTTAACAATAAAACCAATTACTAAAGAAAAGATAATAATCGAAGTCTCTAACAAAGATTTCAATATAAAAGATATGAATTTAAGAAAAATTACACCTTCACTTGAAGATATTTATTCTTATATAGTAAAAAATAAAAAAGTAAAGTAG
- the disA gene encoding DNA integrity scanning diadenylate cyclase DisA encodes MIETSMESILNLLAPGKPLRKGIDRVLEANLGALIFLSSKTEEYLNEGLIQLGFKIDSDFQPEKIYELAKMDGAIILNTEATKILYANVQLNPDRSIPSTETGMRHRTAEKISMQTGDIAIAVSKRRNIVSVFYKWSKNELLPESVLFARLNQEITIAQRYKQSFLEQVEFLNIEETKKKISLSDVTETLSKGLLTIMITKGTDKYMRELGEVSGSAKLEYDEILKSISKIVGSIIMDYHSEDLKYQKAEEAIELFEDIKTEDLVNQFIIAKKIGYDVSSDDELEEKMLTPRGYRILYSTKLPSQAIKNVIETFKTLSSLMEASFEDLTDVSGIGKRRADTIMGLLYRKKKGAEDEDTFKQ; translated from the coding sequence ATGATTGAAACCTCTATGGAAAGTATTTTAAACCTTTTAGCTCCAGGTAAACCTTTAAGAAAAGGTATAGATAGAGTATTAGAAGCCAATTTAGGTGCCCTAATATTTTTATCAAGTAAAACTGAAGAATACTTAAACGAAGGATTAATTCAATTAGGTTTTAAAATAGACTCTGACTTTCAACCAGAAAAAATATATGAACTCGCTAAAATGGATGGTGCAATAATTTTAAATACAGAAGCCACAAAAATATTATATGCAAATGTTCAATTAAATCCAGATAGAAGTATTCCAAGTACAGAAACTGGCATGCGTCACAGAACTGCAGAAAAAATTTCAATGCAAACTGGAGATATTGCAATAGCTGTTTCAAAAAGAAGAAATATAGTTTCTGTTTTTTATAAATGGTCTAAAAATGAATTATTGCCAGAAAGTGTATTATTTGCACGATTAAATCAAGAAATAACTATTGCGCAAAGATACAAACAAAGTTTTTTAGAACAAGTTGAATTTTTAAATATAGAAGAAACAAAGAAAAAAATAAGCCTTTCCGATGTAACCGAAACTCTTTCAAAAGGTTTATTAACCATAATGATAACAAAGGGAACAGACAAATATATGAGAGAACTTGGAGAAGTTTCTGGAAGTGCTAAATTAGAATACGATGAAATTTTAAAATCTATATCTAAAATAGTTGGTTCAATAATAATGGACTATCATAGTGAAGATTTAAAATATCAAAAAGCAGAAGAAGCTATAGAATTATTTGAAGATATAAAAACAGAAGATCTTGTTAATCAATTTATAATAGCAAAAAAAATTGGCTATGATGTTTCTTCCGATGATGAACTAGAAGAAAAAATGTTAACTCCAAGAGGATATAGAATACTTTATTCAACTAAATTACCAAGCCAAGCAATAAAAAATGTTATTGAAACATTTAAAACTTTGAGTAGTTTAATGGAAGCTTCATTTGAAGATTTAACCGATGTATCAGGAATTGGTAAACGAAGAGCTGACACTATAATGGGATTACTTTATAGAAAGAAAAAAGGAGCAGAAGATGAAGATACTTTCAAACAATAA
- the smpB gene encoding SsrA-binding protein SmpB has translation MKILSNNKKAYHDYFILKEYEAGIELFGSEVKSIKEGRCNLKDGYCKIKNREVFLYNIHVSPYTNASIFNHDPERPRKLLMHKYEILKIHNKIKEEGLTLIPLKLYLKNGLIKIEIGLAKGKKIYDKRETSAKKDFERKIKKNLKYTNL, from the coding sequence ATGAAGATACTTTCAAACAATAAAAAAGCTTATCATGATTACTTCATATTAAAAGAATACGAAGCCGGAATTGAATTATTTGGATCTGAAGTTAAATCAATAAAAGAAGGAAGATGTAATTTAAAAGATGGATACTGTAAAATTAAAAATAGAGAAGTTTTCTTGTACAATATTCATGTTAGTCCTTATACAAATGCTTCTATATTTAATCATGATCCAGAAAGGCCTAGAAAATTATTAATGCATAAATATGAAATTTTAAAAATTCATAACAAAATAAAAGAAGAAGGATTAACTTTAATACCTTTAAAACTTTATTTGAAAAATGGATTAATAAAAATAGAAATAGGTCTAGCAAAAGGTAAAAAAATTTATGACAAAAGAGAAACTTCAGCAAAAAAAGACTTTGAAAGAAAAATTAAAAAAAATCTCAAATATACAAACTTATAA
- a CDS encoding patatin-like phospholipase family protein, whose protein sequence is MNIAIGDLLEGLYWNSGVLEGLIKSKKSFNLYTSGTGSLIGIFYGMYGETFFGRLKTFLLEKENHLKKIFNINKIYSNRYSQASMLLKLGGGKLELYNQKDLKTYLNSYFKDLKIKDLKNKVNFEVFNIKTGKSCYLKEETKLSDVLLMELAISPFYKYYEYNDGFYIASSKLGFVPIDVPNDTLYTSYEYKICLENPKNASEILLKSSFLLAKKNFEIITENHNTIIPFKVSENPFNIQTFFDGVKAIQNYLEENK, encoded by the coding sequence ATGAATATAGCTATTGGAGATTTATTAGAAGGATTGTACTGGAATTCTGGAGTACTTGAAGGTTTAATAAAATCAAAAAAATCTTTTAACTTATATACAAGTGGAACAGGAAGTTTAATAGGTATATTTTATGGAATGTATGGCGAAACTTTTTTTGGAAGATTAAAAACCTTTTTATTGGAAAAAGAAAACCATTTAAAAAAAATTTTTAACATAAATAAAATATATTCAAACAGATACTCACAAGCCTCTATGTTATTAAAACTCGGTGGTGGGAAATTAGAACTTTATAATCAAAAAGATTTAAAAACATATTTAAATTCCTATTTTAAAGATTTAAAAATAAAAGATTTGAAAAACAAAGTAAACTTTGAAGTATTTAATATAAAAACTGGAAAAAGCTGTTATTTAAAAGAAGAAACAAAACTATCTGATGTATTGTTAATGGAATTAGCAATATCACCATTCTATAAATATTATGAATATAATGATGGATTTTATATTGCTTCATCAAAATTGGGATTTGTGCCAATAGATGTTCCAAATGATACCCTTTACACATCTTATGAATATAAAATATGTCTTGAAAATCCAAAAAATGCATCTGAAATTCTTTTAAAATCATCTTTTTTATTGGCTAAAAAAAATTTTGAAATAATAACAGAAAATCACAACACCATTATACCTTTCAAAGTATCTGAGAATCCTTTCAATATACAAACTTTTTTTGATGGTGTTAAAGCTATTCAAAATTATTTGGAGGAGAATAAATGA
- a CDS encoding patatin-like phospholipase family protein: MRYGLALGSGGIRGVAHPALIERLMNKRNINFDVVTGCSAGAVTAALFALEGPNKIMNKFEIVMNKYSKKLDELSKDLSSKINIFAKLLASKGIAKNDIVYDFLTDLYGNKKFSDCKIKLGVVSVDINSGKLQEITEGYIVDAVMASSNVPGAFVPQRLGGMNLIDGGVLNEVPVELARKLGAEYVIANHVSPIELRTKFKDGMDYMSYIDNFKIDRITKNSLKKADEYYEYKGKYMWFEFNKYMKVYEEGKELYGDIK; encoded by the coding sequence ATGAGATATGGACTTGCTTTAGGTAGTGGTGGCATACGTGGAGTAGCTCATCCAGCATTAATTGAACGACTTATGAATAAAAGGAATATCAATTTTGATGTTGTTACTGGATGTAGTGCAGGTGCAGTAACTGCTGCATTATTTGCTCTTGAAGGACCTAATAAAATAATGAATAAATTTGAAATAGTTATGAATAAGTATAGTAAAAAACTTGATGAATTGAGTAAAGATTTATCTTCAAAAATAAATATTTTTGCAAAATTACTTGCATCAAAAGGTATAGCAAAAAATGATATTGTTTATGATTTTTTAACTGATTTATATGGAAATAAAAAATTTTCTGATTGTAAAATAAAATTAGGAGTAGTTTCAGTAGATATAAATTCTGGAAAGTTACAAGAAATAACAGAAGGATATATTGTTGATGCTGTCATGGCATCATCAAATGTTCCTGGAGCATTTGTTCCTCAACGTTTAGGAGGAATGAACTTAATAGATGGTGGTGTATTAAATGAAGTTCCTGTTGAATTAGCAAGAAAATTAGGAGCAGAATATGTTATAGCTAATCATGTTTCTCCTATTGAATTAAGAACTAAATTTAAAGATGGAATGGATTATATGAGTTATATTGATAACTTTAAAATAGATAGAATAACTAAAAATTCTTTAAAAAAAGCTGATGAATACTATGAATACAAAGGTAAATACATGTGGTTTGAATTCAATAAATATATGAAAGTTTATGAAGAGGGAAAAGAATTGTATGGTGATATAAAATGA